In the genome of Vanacampus margaritifer isolate UIUO_Vmar chromosome 1, RoL_Vmar_1.0, whole genome shotgun sequence, one region contains:
- the lamtor3 gene encoding ragulator complex protein LAMTOR3, whose translation MADDLKRYLYKQLQSVEGLHAIVVTDRDGVPVVKVANDNVPVHALRPGFLSTFALATDQGSKLGLSKNKSIICYYNSYQIVQFNRLPLVISFIASSSANTGLIMSLEKELAPLINELRQVVEVT comes from the exons ATGGCTGAT gATTTAAAAAGATACCTGTACAAACAGTTGCAAAG TGTTGAAGGTCTTCACGCAATTGTGGTCACAGACAGAGATGGAGTTCCTGTTGTTAAAG TTGCCAATGACAACGTACCAGTCCATGCGCTGAGACCAGGCTTCCTGTCCACGTTTGCTCTGGCAACAGATCAAGGCAGCAAGCTGGGCCTCTCCAAAAACAAGAGTATTATCTGCTACTACAACAGCTACCAG ATTGTGCAGTTCAACCGCTTACCTCTTGTCATCAGTTTCATTGCTAGCAGCAGTGCCAACACAG GTCTCATCATGAGTTTGGAAAAGGAGTTGGCTCCACTAATAAATGAGCTGAGGCAGGTAGTAGAAGTGACATAA